Within the Dolichospermum compactum NIES-806 genome, the region GTTCGGAATTTGTGGAAATGTTTGTGGGTGTGGGTGCTTCCCGTGTCCGTGACTTGTTTAAAAAAGCCAAAGATAATGCTCCTTGTATCATCTTTATTGATGAAATTGACGCTGTTGGTCGTCAACGGGGCGCTGGTATCGGTGGTGGGAATGATGAACGGGAACAAACCCTCAACCAACTATTAACAGAAATGGATGGATTTGAAGGCAATACGGGCATTATTATTATTGCTGCTACTAACCGTCCTGATGTCCTAGATGCGGCTTTGTTGCGTCCTGGTCGTTTCGATAGACAAGTAACTGTAGATGCACCGGATATTAAAGGTCGTTTAGAAGTATTACAAGTTCATGCTAGAAATAAGAAATTAGATCCTAGCGTATCTTTGGAAGCGATCGCTCGCCGGACTCCTGGATTTACCGGTGCAGATTTAGCTAACCTGCTCAACGAAGCGGCAATTCTCACAGCGAGAAGACGGAAAGAAGGGATCACTTTACTAGAAATTGATGATGCTGTTGATCGGGTAGTTGCTGGTATGGAAGGTACTCCCTTGATAGACAGCAAGAGTAAGCGGTTGATTGCTTACCATGAAATCGGCCATGCTTTGGTCGGGACTTTACTCAAAGACCATGACCCCGTGCAAAAAGTGACTCTGATTCCCAGAGGACAAGCTCAGGGTTTAACTTGGTTTACACCTAATGAGGAACAAGGTCTAATTAGCCGTTCTCAGCTAAAAGCCAGAATTACCGGGGCTTTGGGTGGTCGGGCTGCTGAAGAAGTAGTTTTTGGATCAGCGGAAGTCACCACCGGTGCGGGTGGAGATTTGCAGCAGTTGTCAGGAATGGCACGACAAATGGTAACACGGTTTGGAATGTCTGATTTAGGTCCTTTATCTCTGGAAAGCCAACAGGGTGAAGTGTTCCTGGGTCGTGACTGGACAACCCGTTCTGAGTATTCTGAAGCGATCGCTTGTCGTATTGATGGTCAAGTCAGAATGATTGTGGAAGAATGCTATAGCAACGCTAAGAAGATCATGCGTGATCATCGTAGTCTCGCAGATCGTTTGGTTGATTTGTTGATTGAGAAAGAAACCATTAATGGTGACGAGCTTCGACAAATTGTGGCTGAGTATGCGGAAGTACCTGATAAGTCTCAGTTTGCCCCCATGCTGTAAGGGTTGATTTTGAATCAATCAGATCCCCGACTTCTTAAAGAAGTCGGGGATCTTGTCGTTTTATTATTATTGCAAGATAGTTCTTCCTTATCGCTTTTATGATAACATTTTAAAACTTGTTTGTCAATACCATAAATCTCTTTTTTTCGGTTGGCGTTTTTGCGTTTTTTAGCGAAACATCATGGGCTGATGATGTAAATCAGGAAGACAGAGAATTGATTCCCTGTCTTCTAGCTAAAGTTCGTTTTAATTGAACAAGAAATTACCACCAAAGAGGTTGATATTCGCATTGGCGCTGGTAAATCCAGGGCATCCTGCCCGTCTTTGATGATTAGCGGGCTTTTCGGACTGCACCACAAGAAATTTTTGGGTATTTTTTTAATTGGAAGTCCCTAAGATCCTATATAGAATCAATTAAGGTTTTCAGATTTTACCGGTGGGGAAGAAACCGAATAGTTTGACTACTCCACTAATTAAGGCTATAATCACTGCTACTAGAACTCCACGATTAATAAATTCTTGGTTATCTAGCCTTTTATCAATACCAATAACTTTTTCTTCTAGGGTCTTAATTTCCCCTGATAGTTTTTCATCTAGGCTTTTAATTTCCCCAGATAGTTTTTTATCTAAAATTTTAATTTCCCCAGATAGTTCTACCTGACCAATTTCCAGTTTATTTAGTCTACTATCAATAGTTTCTAGTTTTTGATTGACCTCAACAAATTGCTTCTCCATTTTTTGATTGACTTCAGCAAATTGCCGATCCATTTTTTGGTTGACTTCGGTAAATTGCTTCTCTATCTTTTGATCTAAACGAGATAATATTTCTTCCAGGGTATAAGTGAGAGTTGGTGGGTTAGTTGTCATATATTTTCGTGATAGTTGTTTTATGAACAATAACAGCAGCACCTGTCATTTTACCCCACTCTCACTGTGAAGGAGAAGGGACTTGTTTACAAAAAAAGGGAATAGGGAACAGGGAACAGATAAGAAACAAAAGTTACTGAGTTTAAAGTTCAGTCAAGAAAAAGATGTTTTGGTTCTTCGGTACTTGTTATGCTAAACCGAGAAGTTAAGAGATCTCTGCCTTCACAGACAACTTATTCACCAAACCCTATTTATTTAAGAGACTTCCCATTAAAAAAATACCCAAAAATTTCTTGTGGTGCGGGCATCTTGCCTGCTAATCATCAAGGACGGGCAGGATGCCCATCCCACAAGATTGGATAATTTATTTTTTGTTGTTCCCTAAGAGACTTCCCATTAAAAAAATACCCAAAAATTTCTTGTGGTGCGGGCATCTTGCCTGCTAATCATCAAGGACGGGCAGGATGCCCATCCCACAAGATTGGCAAGCAGTTCATCTTTTTTGTGGAGTTATCTAACTCAAATCAGATGAACTAACAAGCATCTTAATCTATATAAATGGTGTTAAATCTAAATGTTCTTCAATTTGAGTAGCTAAAGAATCTAACATTTGCTCTCGCTGTTCTTTGTAGTTAGCTACACCTGTGGGTAAAGATTTCAAACCCCGTTGTTGCCGGAGACGATTTACCCAAGCCCGTCGCCAAGGTCCATTATCAAAAATTCCATGTAGATAAGTTCCCCAAACTGATTGACAACTATCTACTAACCCTAAATTAGCATCATCAAATAGAGGCTGACAGGATTTTTGATCTGCTGGGTTTTCTATCCTGGATCTTCCTTGGTGAATTTCAAACCCAGTCACAGGTAAACCCGCTTGGGGATAATTGGAGGTAACTTGACGCTGACGGGCAGTTTTTTGACCAGTAATTACTGTTTTAATGGGTAATAAACTTAACCCTGGATATTTACCAACTTGTCCTTCCATGCCTTCTGGATCAGCTATAGATTGTCCCAACATTTGAAACCCGCCACAAATGCCTAAAACCGTGCCACCAGAAGCCGCATAGTTTTGAATTGCTTCCGCCATACCGCTTTTTTGCAAGGTAATTAAATCGGCAATGGTGGTTTTTGTTCCTGGGATAATTACTGCATCTGGATGTCCTAAACTTTGCTTAGGATGTAAATATTTTACTGTGACTGATGGTTCTGATTCCAAGGGGTCAAAATCTGTGAAATTGGCAATTCTGGGTAAACGAATCACAGCAATATTTAGTTCAGAGTTAGCTTTTGTGGGTTTGCGTTCTAGTAAATCTAGGGAGTCTTCCGCTGGGAAAACTTGTTCTAAATAGGGAATCACGCCGACAACTGGTATCCCTGTGCGTTCTTCTAACCATTTAATTCCGGGTTCGAGAATTGAGCGCTGTCCTCGAAATTTGTTAATGACGACTCCTTTAATTAGGGCGCGTTCCTCTGGATCTAATAGTTCTAATGTGCCAATAACATGAGCAAATGCTCCACCTCTATCAATATCAACTACTAAAAGTGTGGTTGCATTTAAGTGTTTTGCCACCCGCATATTCGTTAGGTCTTTGTGTTTGAGATTAATTTCGGCGGGACTACCAGCACCTTCACAAACGAGGGCATCAAACTCTGTAGATAGGTATTGTAGACATTCTTTGATGGTCTGCCAACCAATCTCAAAATATTGTTCGTAATAATCTGTGGCGCTGACTTTACCTATGGCTTTACCTTTGAGGATAATTTGCGATGTCATATCCCCTTGAGGTTTCAGTAAAATTGGGTTCATTTCTACCAGGGGGGCTATTCCCGCCGCCCAAGCTTGCACTGCTTGAGCATAGCCTATTTCACCACCACTGGCGGTAACATAGGCGTTTAAAGCCATATTTTGACCTTTAAAGGGAGATACTCGCCAGCCACGTCGGGAAAGAATCCGACAAATAGCTGTGGTTATCAGTGATTTCCCAGCGTGGGATGTTGTTCCCACTACCATGATTGATTTCATTTTTAACTATAATTTAGTATGTTGAGATTCAGTAGTGCATCGGTGAATAAATTGTTATACTGCAAACGGTTCATAGTTTAAAGAAAGATGGAACCCCTCTGGTAAACCTCTCCTTTGCACCTCTCCCTAACCCTCTCCTCTTAGGAGAGGGAAAAGGAATAACATTTAATACTGGAGAGGCTTTGAACTTGTTCTTTGTGTTATGAGAAAGTCCAAGTTTTAACCGTTTTGAGTATATTCTTTTAAACTTGCATAAGTACGGCGGGCAAGATGCCCACCCCACCAAAGTTTTCAGCGCAATTAATGTCGGTTAAAAGGGTAAACGTAACCAACGAGTTATAAAATCATTGTAGCGATCGCTCAGGGAAGGATTACGCAATTCCTGATCTTTTAACTTGACAATTAATTGATGACCCAAGGGAGTTAGGCGAAAACTGTCTGTAATGCCTTGTCCATCAACTTCTCGCCGCAATACTCCCACATCAATCAACCAGGCTAAAGCGTTTTCACAGGTCAATTCTGATAACGGTTGCTTGGTGTAATTTTGCTGAGTTCCTTTCTCCATTGCTATAGCACCTAGTTGGATACTTTGGCTAGTCATGGCTATAAACAAATTCAGGTTAAAGGGTGAACAGGTTAGCGATCGCTCGGCTCTTTCTAGGGCTTTGCTAGTATAAACTAAGGGTTTAAGGTTGGAGGAATCCACTGTAGGCATTTTTCTTACTCTAAGTTAGGCTTTTTGTCAATGCTTGGAAAATAAATACCTCTTTGGCAGAATATTCGGTAAGCAAGTTATAAGGGAAATGCCGAAAACCCTTGAAGATGTAGCTTCCTAAGTCAGCTACATCTGTGCTTTAGACAAGGGATGAAGGCTAGAGGCAGGATTTATCCTGCATTGATTTTAATCCATATTCGTGATACAACTATATTGTCACTAAAGACGTAAAAAGCTACCGAGGGACTCTCGGAAAGTTACGCTTGTCAGATATGATTTCGCCCGCCAGGTCCAAGGAAATCAGGGCAAGAACCCAAATATTTAAGGCAGTGCCTGAAACTGGGATAACTGAGGGATATAGACTGAAACTCTCTATAGAATCTCCGCGTCTTTAGACCGGAGAGTGTCAATGTAAAATCTTGATTGCATGAATATTTTCTAAACAGGATAAGGTGAATTATGCCTCTAACAGTTGGTACAGACGCACCTGCATTTACCACTACAGATACTAACGGTAATACAGTTTCATTGTCTGATTTTAAAGGTAAAACCGTAGTTCTCTACTTTTATCCCAAAGATGACACACCTGGCTGCACTAAACAAGCTTGCAGTTTCCGCGATGCTCAGTCAGAATATACAAGTAAAGGTATTGTTGTGTTAGGTGTGAGTGCTGATGGTGAGGCAGATCACCAAGCATTTACCCAGAAGTATAATCTGAATTTCCCTTTACTAGCTGATACCAACAAAAGTATCATCGCTGCTTATGATGTTGATGGTGGTGGTTATGCCAAGCGTGTTACCTACATAATTGATGGTGATGGCAAAATCATTGATGTTGATGCTTCTGTTAACACTAGTACCCAAGCCAGTGATGTTTTGGCAAAACTGGGACTTTAATCATCAAGTAACTTCTTGAGGGCGCAGACTTTGCGCCCATTATTTCCCATTTACAGCAATTTCCAATCATATTAAGGTACATCCTAGCCCCCTCCCCGCAAGCGATGAGGGGGTTGGGGGTGGGGTTCTTGTTCCAGGTTTGATGACAATTTGCTGTAAGTGTTATTTACCTGATGATGGTGAAATCTGTAAAGGAAAGAGATTTTGTCCAGGGATAATGACAGAGGTGCCTGGATTTTGTTGTAGTTGAGGTTGAAGTAGTTTCTGTTGTTCTGCCTTAAATGCGGCTATGGCTGGATCTAACTGTTGATTTTGTTGTTCCGCATTCCATTGGGTCTTGCTCATTTGCAATGTGTGCATGAGACTGAGGGGGTTGAAATCTGAGCCATTACCAGATAAGGTATTGCTATTGCGATCGCTTTCCAAAGTCCCAAAAGGTTGATTAGGATCAGCTAAGGTGGGCGATACTCCTAATAGAGAAGCGAAACTCATGCCGGCGATAGTGGCAACAATAATTTTGCGAACTGGTAAAAATGGACTTTTCATGAAATTGCCCCTTATATATTTTTAAGCAAGACTGCGGCGTAGTTGAGGTTGAATACTCAATAAAGCCACTATTGCAAAACCGAGTAATACTAACAACGCTACCCCAAAGGTAACATCACCCCAAAAGGCGTGCATAACGATATCATTTAATCCCCAACTGCTGTGTAAATACAAATAGCGAATGGGTTCAATTGCATAGCTGAGAGGGTTGAGGGTGGCGATAACCTGCAACCAACCGGGCATGAAAGATAAAGGTGCTAAGGCTGTGCTGGCGAATAATAGCGGGAGGTTAGTGACAAAAATCACGGCGATAAGTTCAATGTGTCCGGGTAATGCAAAGGCTAAACCTAAAGAAATAGCGGTGACACCTAAAGCTAGGAGAAAGACAATGAGAGCGATCGCACATAATCCTGTAATATCAGGTAAACCAGCCCCTAAAAATGCCGCTGCTGCCACAATTACCGCTGCTTGGAGTAAACTTTGGCTAATAATAAAAATAGCAGAAGCAAAAACAATTGAAAAGCGCGAAGCTAGAGGTGCAACCAGCAAGCGGTTTAAAAAGCCAAATTCTCTATCAAACATCACAGGTAAGCCAGCATTTAACGCCCCCGCAAAAGCAGTAAATACTATCACACCTGCTGCTAAAAATTGTCCGTAATTTGTCGTACTACCAAATAAGCCTGTAGGCGCATTTTGGAATAAAGCCCCAAACAAAACCAACCACATAACAGGCTGAATAATCCCGGCTATCAGGCTAGAGGGACGACGTTGGAGTTGAATAAATAGACGACGGGTTAAAGCAAAAGTTTCTTGAACAATTTCTGCCAAGAAATTTGAGTTTGTATTCACAACTACATTAGATGAGGTGAGTTCTTGCCAATTCATCACTGCTTTATCATTATTCATAGGGAATGCTAAAAGTAAGGAGTCAGGAGTCAGGAGTCAGGAGAAATATTTTTCTCTTGTGTTTTTTGTTGAGGCAACCATTCTGAATTGTGACAAATGTATCAATTATAAACATCTCTGTAGTTTTTAATTAGCAAAGAATATTTATAATTCTTAATACTATATTATAACCAATATCCAATAATATCAAAGTAGAGCGATCGCAAAGCGCTCCGCAGGAATCGCCATTTTGATAAAGTTACTATCCATTTCCATCTAAAATGCTAATTTGGATTTGGTGAAGACGGGGACCAATCACAGAGATAACCGTAAATTCAAGATTGTCATAATGAAAAATTTCGCCTTTGTGCGGGATTTTTTGGCATTGATAAAGCAAAAATCCGCCCAAAGTTTGGTATTCTCTAATTAAAGGTAAATTAAGATGTAAGATTTGATTAACTTCTTCC harbors:
- a CDS encoding Npun_F0494 family protein; translation: MPTVDSSNLKPLVYTSKALERAERSLTCSPFNLNLFIAMTSQSIQLGAIAMEKGTQQNYTKQPLSELTCENALAWLIDVGVLRREVDGQGITDSFRLTPLGHQLIVKLKDQELRNPSLSDRYNDFITRWLRLPF
- a CDS encoding peroxiredoxin; its protein translation is MPLTVGTDAPAFTTTDTNGNTVSLSDFKGKTVVLYFYPKDDTPGCTKQACSFRDAQSEYTSKGIVVLGVSADGEADHQAFTQKYNLNFPLLADTNKSIIAAYDVDGGGYAKRVTYIIDGDGKIIDVDASVNTSTQASDVLAKLGL
- a CDS encoding DUF4164 domain-containing protein — translated: MTTNPPTLTYTLEEILSRLDQKIEKQFTEVNQKMDRQFAEVNQKMEKQFVEVNQKLETIDSRLNKLEIGQVELSGEIKILDKKLSGEIKSLDEKLSGEIKTLEEKVIGIDKRLDNQEFINRGVLVAVIIALISGVVKLFGFFPTGKI
- the ftsH2 gene encoding ATP-dependent zinc metalloprotease FtsH2; amino-acid sequence: MKFSWRVVALWSVLALVIGFFFWQGAFAGVPADTSKNAANTRMTYGRFLEYLDADRVTNVDLYDGGRTAIIEANDQDIENRTQRWRVDLPVNAPELIQKLREKQVSFDAHPMRNDGAIWGLLGNLVFPVLLITGLFFLFRRSNNLPGGPGQAMNFGKSRARFQMEAKTGVKFDDVAGIEEAKEELQEVVTFLKQPEKFTAVGARIPKGVLLVGPPGTGKTLLAKAIAGEAGVPFFSISGSEFVEMFVGVGASRVRDLFKKAKDNAPCIIFIDEIDAVGRQRGAGIGGGNDEREQTLNQLLTEMDGFEGNTGIIIIAATNRPDVLDAALLRPGRFDRQVTVDAPDIKGRLEVLQVHARNKKLDPSVSLEAIARRTPGFTGADLANLLNEAAILTARRRKEGITLLEIDDAVDRVVAGMEGTPLIDSKSKRLIAYHEIGHALVGTLLKDHDPVQKVTLIPRGQAQGLTWFTPNEEQGLISRSQLKARITGALGGRAAEEVVFGSAEVTTGAGGDLQQLSGMARQMVTRFGMSDLGPLSLESQQGEVFLGRDWTTRSEYSEAIACRIDGQVRMIVEECYSNAKKIMRDHRSLADRLVDLLIEKETINGDELRQIVAEYAEVPDKSQFAPML
- the cobQ gene encoding cobyric acid synthase CobQ codes for the protein MKSIMVVGTTSHAGKSLITTAICRILSRRGWRVSPFKGQNMALNAYVTASGGEIGYAQAVQAWAAGIAPLVEMNPILLKPQGDMTSQIILKGKAIGKVSATDYYEQYFEIGWQTIKECLQYLSTEFDALVCEGAGSPAEINLKHKDLTNMRVAKHLNATTLLVVDIDRGGAFAHVIGTLELLDPEERALIKGVVINKFRGQRSILEPGIKWLEERTGIPVVGVIPYLEQVFPAEDSLDLLERKPTKANSELNIAVIRLPRIANFTDFDPLESEPSVTVKYLHPKQSLGHPDAVIIPGTKTTIADLITLQKSGMAEAIQNYAASGGTVLGICGGFQMLGQSIADPEGMEGQVGKYPGLSLLPIKTVITGQKTARQRQVTSNYPQAGLPVTGFEIHQGRSRIENPADQKSCQPLFDDANLGLVDSCQSVWGTYLHGIFDNGPWRRAWVNRLRQQRGLKSLPTGVANYKEQREQMLDSLATQIEEHLDLTPFI
- a CDS encoding ABC transporter permease, translating into MNNDKAVMNWQELTSSNVVVNTNSNFLAEIVQETFALTRRLFIQLQRRPSSLIAGIIQPVMWLVLFGALFQNAPTGLFGSTTNYGQFLAAGVIVFTAFAGALNAGLPVMFDREFGFLNRLLVAPLASRFSIVFASAIFIISQSLLQAAVIVAAAAFLGAGLPDITGLCAIALIVFLLALGVTAISLGLAFALPGHIELIAVIFVTNLPLLFASTALAPLSFMPGWLQVIATLNPLSYAIEPIRYLYLHSSWGLNDIVMHAFWGDVTFGVALLVLLGFAIVALLSIQPQLRRSLA